One segment of Panicum virgatum strain AP13 chromosome 1K, P.virgatum_v5, whole genome shotgun sequence DNA contains the following:
- the LOC120644416 gene encoding transcription initiation factor TFIID subunit 15-like produces MAGYMSRGPPNGSVYVCNLPPGTDETMLAEYFGTIGLLKKDKRTGRPKIWIYRDKVTNEPKGDATVTYEDPHAASAAVDWFNNKDFHGSIIQVHIAESKSKDTFDSSTNLAITADLGGQDELDNGVGRGRGRGDGPGKAWQQDGDWMCPNTSCGNVNFAFRGVCNRCGAARPAGVGGAGGGRGRGRGSADARGSSRAGAAAAVGGPPGLFGPNDWPCPMCGNINWAKRTKCNICNTSKPGTNEGGVRGGRGGGYKELDEEELEEVKKRRKEAEEDDGEIYDEFGNLKKKFRAKAQHTESAQNYPGSGHAGWEVEHRGSSEREGRERSRDRGRDDYDDKEISNREHGRERRRSRSRDRDRERGRDRGRDHDYKRSRERDRDRRHR; encoded by the exons ATGGCTGGATATATGTCAAGAGGGCCCCCAAACGGTTCAGTTTACGTGTGCAACCTGCCTCCTGGAACTGATGAGACTATGCTAGCTGAATATTTTGGCACCATAGGGTTGCTAAAG aaggacaagaggacTGGGCGTCCAAAAATTTGGATATATAGGGACAAGGTTACCAATGAACCAAAGGGTGATGCAACGGTCACCTATGAGGATCCACATGCTGCTTCAGCTGCGGTGGACTGGTTCAATAACAAAGATTTCCATGGGAGTATTATCCAGGTTCACATAGCTGAGTCAAAAAGTAAAGATACATTTGATAGTTCCACAAATTTGGCCATCACCGCTGACCTTGGTGGACAAGATGAATTGGATAATGGTGTTGGCAGAGGTAGAGGACGCGGTGATGGTCCAGGAAAGGCCTGGCAGCAAGATGGGGATTGGATGTGTCCAAATACAAG TTGTGGCAATGTAAACTTTGCCTTCCGTGGTGTTTGTAATCGCTGTGGAGCTGCTCGCCCTGCTGGTGtcggtggagctggtggtggTAGGGGTAGAGGCCGTGGTAGCGCTGATGCAAGAGGAAGCAGccgtgctggtgctgctgctgctgttggtgGTCCACCTGGATTGTTTGGTCCAAATGATTGGCCATGTCCAAT GTGCGGTAACATAAACTGGGCTAAGCGGACCAAATGTAATATATGTAACACTTCCAAGCCTGGTACAAATGAAGGCGGTGTAAG GGGTGGCCGTGGTGGTGGGTACAAAGAGCTTGATGAAGAAGAACTAGAGGAAGTTAAAAAGCGTCGGAAAGAGGCTGAGGAG GATGATGGAGAGATATATGATGAGTTTGGCAACCTTAAAAAGAAATTTCGTGCCAAAGCACAGCATACTGAAAGTGCCCAGAATTATCCTGGGTCTGGACATGCTGGATGGGAAGTTGAGCATCGTG GTTCCAGTGAAAGGGAAGGCAGGGAGAGGAGCAGGGATCGTGGTAGGGATGATTACGATGACAAGGAAATCAGCAACAGGGAACATGGAAGAgagcggcgccggagccggagcagaGACCGCGACAGGGAAAGGGGGAGGGACAGAGGAAGGGACCATGACTACAAGAGGAGTCGGGAGCGCGACCGTGATCGCCGCCACAGGTGA
- the LOC120644424 gene encoding uncharacterized protein LOC120644424 yields the protein MVYGSIGRYRHPVTTLHRINPWRCFYPTTQQALAAAENSNGVTVEDARLPRAAISFYDPVEEETIGDRHFASLGSSSSNGIISMHPDGNTFLYDGASRGLRVMPAPHSPKNSSVFLTVGDGLYILEKNPGADEEDHSFEALIHHAPSDGRRFTDENWYWRSLPPPSYAYEDYECQKVGDYYDGRDPYGIRAYAVVGDSQIWISTRGGGTFSFDTTSGGVWSEAGDWALPFYGRVEYAPELGLWFGFTSEGRQLPQFAAYDLGAASPTSPPVLRKVWDELAQPPPPRWVPLMGFLLPLGGGKFWVARMFDLAHKGWCRGKSGNDYLDVEVVRGSRGALRMIRHKSRRYSVGCTFAELL from the coding sequence ATGGTCTACGGGAGTATCGGCCGCTACCGCCATCCTGTCACCACTCTGCACCGCATCAACCCGTGGAGATGCTTCTACCCAACAACACAGCAGGCACTGGCCGCGGCTGAAAACAGCAACGGCGTCACCGTGGAGGACGCTCGGCTACCTCGTGCCGCCATATCCTTCTACGATCCCGTCGAGGAGGAAACCATCGGCGACAGGCACTTCGCCTccctcggcagcagcagcagcaacggcATCATCTCCATGCACCCCGACGGGAACACTTTCCTCTACGACGGCGCCTCCCGCGGCCTCCGCGTGATGCCCGCGCCGCACTCGCCCAAGAATTCTTCGGTCTTCCTCACCGTCGGGGACGGCCTCTATATCCTCGAGAAGAACCCTGGGGCGGACGAGGAAGACCATTCCTTCGAGGCCCTCATCCACCACGCACCGAGCGATGGGAGACGCTTCACCGACGAGAATTGGTACTGGCGCTCTCTCCCGCCGCCTTCCTATGCCTATGAGGACTACGAGTGCCAGAAGGTGGGGGACTACTACGACGGGAGGGACCCCTACGGCATCCGCGCCTACGCGGTGGTCGGCGACTCGCAGATATGGATATCCACGAGGGGTGGTGGCACCTTCTCCTTCGACACGACAAGCGGCGGCGTGTGGAGCGAGGCCGGCGACTGGGCGCTGCCGTTTTACGGCCGCGTAGAGTATGCCCCCGAGCTCGGGCTCTGGTTCGGTTTCACGTCGGAGGGCAGGCAGTTGCCGCAGTTCGCTGCCTACGACCTTGGCGCGGCATCCCCGACGAGCCCACCGGTGCTTCGCAAAGTGTGGGACGAGCTcgcgcaaccgccgccgccgcggtgggtCCCGCTGATGGGCTTCCTCCTGCCTCTGGGTGGAGGCAAGTTTTGGGTCGCCAGGATGTTCGACCTGGCGCATAAAGGCTGGTGCCGGGGGAAGAGCGGCAACGACTACCTGGACGTGGAGGTCGTGCGTGGCAGCAGAGGGGCGCTCAGGATGATCAGGCACAAGTCAAGGCGTTACAGCGTCGGCTGCACGTTCGCCGAACTGCTGTGA